The following proteins are co-located in the Phocoena phocoena chromosome 1, mPhoPho1.1, whole genome shotgun sequence genome:
- the S100A16 gene encoding protein S100-A16: MADSYTELEKAVVVLVENFYKYVSKHSLAKDKISKSSFRKMLQKELNHMLTDTGNRRAADKLIQNLDANHDGRISFDEYWILIGGITSPIANLIRQQEQQSSS; this comes from the exons ATGGCGGACTCCTACACAGAGCTGGAGAAGGCGGTGGTCGTCCTGGTGGAAAACTTCTACAAATACGTGTCCAAGCACAGCCTGGCCAAGGACAAGATCAGCAAAAGCAGCTTCCGGAAGATGCTTCAGAAGGAGCTCAACCATATGCTGACG GACACCGGGAACCGAAGGGCTGCTGATAAGCTCATCCAGAACCTGGACGCCAACCACGATGGGCGCATCAGCTTCGACGAGTACTGGATCTTGATAGGCGGCATCACTAGTCCCATCGCCAACCTTATCCGCCAGCAGGAGCAGCAGAGCAGCAGCTAG
- the S100A14 gene encoding protein S100-A14, whose protein sequence is MGQCGSANVQDAQEFSDVERAIETLIKNFHQYSVEGGKETLTPSELRDLVTQQLPHLMPNNCGLEEKIANLGSCKDSKLEFGTFWELIGEAAKSVKLESPVRGS, encoded by the exons ATGGGACAGTGTGGGTCAGCCAACGTGCAG GATGCCCAGGAATTCAGTGACGTGGAGAGGGCCATCGAGACCCTGATCAAGAACTTCCACCAGTATTcggtggagggtgggaaggagacgctgACCCCCTCCGAGCTACGGGACCTGGTCACCCAGCAGCTGCCCCACCTCATGCCG AACAACTGTGGGCTGGAAGAGAAAATTGCCAACTTGGGCAGCTGTAAAGACTCTAAACTGGAGTTCGGGACTTTCTGGGAGCTGATTGGAGAAGCAGCCAAGAGTGTGAAGCTGGAGAGCCCTGTCCGGGGGAGTTGA
- the S100A13 gene encoding protein S100-A13 — MAAEPLTELEAAIETVVTTFFTFAGQEGRKGSLSINEFKELVTQQLPHLLKDVGSLEEKMKSLDVNQDSELKFNEYWRLIGELAKEIRKEKALQIRKK; from the exons ATGGCAGCCGAACCACTGACTGAGCTGGAGGCGGCCATTGAGACTGTGGTCACCACCTTCTTCACCTTTGCAGGGCAGGAGGGCCGGAAGGGCAGCCTCAGCATCAATGAGTTTAAGGAACTGGTCACTCAGCAGTTGCCTCACCTGCTCAAG GATGTGGGCTCCTTAGAGGAGAAGATGAAGAGCTTGGATGTGAATCAGGACTCAGAGCTCAAGTTCAATGAGTACTGGAGACTGATTGGGGAGCTGGCCAAGGAGATCAGGAAGGAGAAGGCCCTGCAGATCCGAAAGAAGTAA